The segment CCGTGATGGGCTGGAACAACCCCACCATGCCGTGGAAGGAGCTGGAGCGCCGGCTCAGCGGGCTGCCCGGTGCCGACGACGCCCCGGTGTCGCGTCGCAAGCGCCCCTCGACCGAGGCCCGTTCCATCGAGCGACCCGCGGCGGTCACCCCCTACGCCGAGCTGCACTGCCACAGCCACTTCAGCTTCCTCGACGGCGCCTCCTCGCCCGCCGAGCTCGTCGAGGAGGCCGTCCGGCTGGGCCTGCACGCCCTGGCGGTCACCGACCACGACGGCTTCTACGGCGCCCCCATGCTGGCCGAGGCGGCGGCCGCCTACGACCTGCCCACCATCTACGGCGCCGAGCTGTCGCTCGGACTCAGCGGGCCGCAGAACGGCGTGCCCGACCCCGAGGGCAGCCACCTGCTGGTGCTGGCGCGGGGGGTCGAGGGCTACCACCGGCTGGCCGCGGCGATGACCGACGCCCACCTGCGCGGTGACGAGAAGGGCCGACCCGTCTACGACCTCGACGAGCTGGCCGAGCAGGGGCGCGGCCACTGGGCGGTGCTCACCGGCTGCCGCAAGGGTGCGGTGCGACAGGCGCTCGCGACGGGTGGTGAGTCGGCGGCGGCCGAGGCGCTCGACCGGCTGACGTCGCTCTTCGGCCTCGAGCACGTGCTCGTCGAGCTCTCCCCGCGCCCCGGTGCCGACGCCACCAACGCCTCGCTCGCCGGGCTGGCCGCCGTCCACGGCCTCGACGTCGTCGCCGCCGGCAACGTCCACCACGCCACCCCGCAGCAGCACCGGCTCGCCTCGGCGATGGCAGCCGTACGGGCTCGGCGAAGCCTGGCCGAGCTCGACGGCTGGCTCGACCTGTCGGGCTCGGCCCACCTGCGCAGCGGGGCGGAGACAGCCGCGGCGCTGCCGTCGTACCCCCATGCCGTGGCGCGCAGCGTCACCCTGGCCGACGAGCTTGCCTTCGACCTGCGCAAGGCCTCCCCCGCGCTGCCCAAGCGGCAGATCCCCGAGGGCCACACGGCCGACTCGTGGCTGCGGGTGCTGGCCGAGCGCGGCTTCGCGGAGAGGTACGCCGGCGTCTCCCACGAGCGGGAGGCGCGTGAGCGGCTCGAGCACGAGCTGCGCGTCATCGCCGAGAAGGACTTCGCCGGCTACTTCGTCATCGTCCACGACATCGTGGCCTTCGCCCGAGGGCGGAAGATCCTCTGCCAGGGCCGAGGATCGGCCGCCAGCTCAGCGGTCTGCTACGCCCTCGGCATCACCGCCGTCGACGCGGTCTTCTACAAGCTCCCCTTCGAGCGCTTCATCTCCGCGCACCGCGACGAGGAGCCCGACATCGACGTCGACTTCGACTCCGACCGGCGCGAGGAGGTCATCCAGTGGGTCTACGACACCTACGGTCGCCGCAACGCCGCCCAGGTCGCCAACGTCATCGCCTACCGCCCGCGGATGGCGGTGCGCGACGCCGCCAAGGCGCTCGGCTTCTCCCCCGGCCAGCAGGACGCCTGGTCCAAGCAGATCGACGGCTGGAAGTCCGTGGTCGCCGGCGACCAGGGCGACCCCGACGCGCACGACGTGCCCGCCCCGGTGGTCGCCCTGGCCGAGGAGCTGATGGGTGCGCCGCGCCACCTCGGCATCCACTCCGGCGGGATGGTGCTGACCGAGCGACCGATCGGTGAGGTGTGCCCGATCGAACGGGGCCGGATGGACCGGCGCACCGTGCTGCAGTGGGACAAGGACGCCTGCGAGTCGATGGGGCTGGTCAAGTTCGACCTGCTCGGGCTGGGCATGCTCGGCGCTCTCGACCACATGATGCGGCTCGTCGCCGACCACCTCGGCGAGCAGTGGGACCTCGCGACGATGCCCAAGGAGGAGCCGGCCGTCTACGACATGCTGTGCCGCGCCGACTCCATCGGCGTCTTCCAGGTGGAGAGCCGCGCGCAGATCGGCACGCTGCCCCGGCTGCGCCCCCGCGAGTTCTACGACCTCGCCATCGAGATCGCCCTCATCCGTCCCGGCCCGATCCAGGGCGGCGCGGTGCACCCCTACGTACGGCGCGCGACCGGCCAGGAGCCGGTGACCTACGACCACCCCGAGCTGGTGCCGGTGCTCGAGCGCACCAAGGGTGTGCCGCTGTTCCAGGAGCAGCTGATGGCGATGGCGGTCACCCTCGGTGACTGCAGCCGCGACGACGCCGACCTGCTGCGCCGCGCGATGGGCTCCAAGCGGGGCGTCGAGCGCATCGAGTCGGTCAAGCAGAAGCTCTACGCCGGCATGCAGCGCCGCGGCATCACCGGCGACCTCGCCGACTCGATCTACGTCAAGATCCTGTCCTTCGCCAACTTCGGGTTCGCCGAGTCGCACGCCCTGTCCTTCGCGCTGCTCGTCTACGCGTCCTCGTGGTTCAAGCTGCACTACCCGGCCGCCTTCCTGGCGGGGCTGCTGCGCAACCAGCCGATGGGCTTCTACTCCCCGCAGTCGCTGGTCCACGACGCCCGCCGCCACGACGTCGACGTACGCCGCCCCGACGTCACGCTGTCGGGCGCGCAGGCCGACCTCGAGCAGCTCCACCCGTCCGGTGCCGAGGCGGCCACGGCCACAGGCCTCGACGCGTGCTGCCGGCCCCGCTTCGAGCGGGTCGAGTGGGTGCCGGGCACCCCCGACCCGGTGCCCGCCCACCGTCGCGACGGGGCGCTCGCCGTACGCCTGGGGCTGGACTCGGTGCGCGGCATCGGCCTCGAGGTCGCGCGCCGGATCGTTGCCGCGCGCGACGAAGCCCCGTTCACCGGCATCACCGACCTCTCCCGGCGAGCCGACCTGACGTCCGCGCAGCTCGAGGCACTGGCCACCGCCGGCGCGTTCGACGCCTGGGGGCTCGACCGGCGATCGGCACTGTGGGCGGCCGGCTTCGCCGAGGGCTCCCAGCACCTGCCCGGCATCACCCCCGCGCCTGCCGCGCCGACGCTGCCCGGGATGAGCGCACCGGAGCTCACCCTCGCCGACCTGTGGGCCACCGGCATCTCACCCGACCGCCACCCGATCGAGCACCTGCGCGACGAGCTGCGCCGCGCCGGTGTCCGGTCCGTCGCCGAGCTGGCCGACGCCGAGTCCGGCCGGCGGGTCCACGTCGGCGGGCTCGTCACCCACCGCCAGCGTCCGGGCACCGCGATGGGAGTCACCTTCCTCAACCTCGAGGACGAGACCGGCATGCTCAACATCGTGTGCTCGATCGGGGTGATGAAGGCCCACCGGCAGGCGGCCCGCAACAGGGTGGCCGTGGTCGTGCGCGGACGGCTCGAGCGCAACGAGGGCGTCACCAACCTCGTGGCCGACCGCGTCGAGGGCATCGACGTCGTCGTGCCCGGCGCGGGAGCGGTGCTGCAGGCCCGGGCGTCGTCGCGCGACTTCAGGTGAGCGGACGCACCCAGGTCGCCGTGCCCTCGTCGAGCGCGAGCACCGCGTCGGTCCGGGCCGCGGCCTCGGGGTCGTGGGTCGCGAGGACCACGGCCGCTCCGCGGGCGGCTTCCTCAAGGAGGGCGGCGATCATCAGCTCGCGGTTGCCGGCGTCGAGGTCGCTGGTGGACTCGTCGGCGAGGAGCACCCGCGGCTGCAGGGCGAAGGCACGCGCCAGCGCGACGCGCTGCTGCTGGCCGCCGGAGAGCTGGTCGACGAGGTGGCGGCCGAACTCCGCGAGCCCGACGCGGGCGAGCTGCTCGGTCACGCGGCCCGTCGCTTCGCGGGCGGGCACGCCGAGCCCGAGCAGCGGGACGAGGATGCTCTCCTCGGCCGAGAGCGTCACGCTGAGGCCGTTGCCCTGCGGAACCAGCACGACCCCAGCCCGGGCAGCGTCGTCCCGGTCGCCGAGCTCCCGGCCGTCGACCTCCACCGCGCCCGTGACCGTGGCGGCCGCCGGGCGCAGGGCACACGCCAGCGCCCACAGCAGCGACGACTTGCCGGCACCCGACGGGCCGGTGACCGCCAGCACCTGCCCGCCGAGCACCTGCAGGTCGAGGGGACGTACGGCGACGAGCTCGCCGTACGCGACACCGAGGTCGGTGCACCGGAGGTCGTTCATCGCTCCTCCTGGTCGGTCTGGGCCCTGAGCTCGATGTGGTCGCCGACCTCGTCGAGCCGCACGAGAGTGCCCGGCGGCAGCTTGTCGCGGACGTGGCCGAGGAGGGGCAGGAAGCCATCGACGGTGACCACGGCGTACTCGTCGCCGCTGCGCCCCTCGCCGCCGATCCTGCCGTCGCGGATGGTGACCGTTCGTGGCAGCACGCGGGCGACGTCGGGGTCGTGGGTGACCAGGACGACGGTGGTCCCGTAGGTGGTGTTCACGTGCGCCAGCG is part of the Nocardioides cavernae genome and harbors:
- a CDS encoding error-prone DNA polymerase yields the protein MGWNNPTMPWKELERRLSGLPGADDAPVSRRKRPSTEARSIERPAAVTPYAELHCHSHFSFLDGASSPAELVEEAVRLGLHALAVTDHDGFYGAPMLAEAAAAYDLPTIYGAELSLGLSGPQNGVPDPEGSHLLVLARGVEGYHRLAAAMTDAHLRGDEKGRPVYDLDELAEQGRGHWAVLTGCRKGAVRQALATGGESAAAEALDRLTSLFGLEHVLVELSPRPGADATNASLAGLAAVHGLDVVAAGNVHHATPQQHRLASAMAAVRARRSLAELDGWLDLSGSAHLRSGAETAAALPSYPHAVARSVTLADELAFDLRKASPALPKRQIPEGHTADSWLRVLAERGFAERYAGVSHEREARERLEHELRVIAEKDFAGYFVIVHDIVAFARGRKILCQGRGSAASSAVCYALGITAVDAVFYKLPFERFISAHRDEEPDIDVDFDSDRREEVIQWVYDTYGRRNAAQVANVIAYRPRMAVRDAAKALGFSPGQQDAWSKQIDGWKSVVAGDQGDPDAHDVPAPVVALAEELMGAPRHLGIHSGGMVLTERPIGEVCPIERGRMDRRTVLQWDKDACESMGLVKFDLLGLGMLGALDHMMRLVADHLGEQWDLATMPKEEPAVYDMLCRADSIGVFQVESRAQIGTLPRLRPREFYDLAIEIALIRPGPIQGGAVHPYVRRATGQEPVTYDHPELVPVLERTKGVPLFQEQLMAMAVTLGDCSRDDADLLRRAMGSKRGVERIESVKQKLYAGMQRRGITGDLADSIYVKILSFANFGFAESHALSFALLVYASSWFKLHYPAAFLAGLLRNQPMGFYSPQSLVHDARRHDVDVRRPDVTLSGAQADLEQLHPSGAEAATATGLDACCRPRFERVEWVPGTPDPVPAHRRDGALAVRLGLDSVRGIGLEVARRIVAARDEAPFTGITDLSRRADLTSAQLEALATAGAFDAWGLDRRSALWAAGFAEGSQHLPGITPAPAAPTLPGMSAPELTLADLWATGISPDRHPIEHLRDELRRAGVRSVAELADAESGRRVHVGGLVTHRQRPGTAMGVTFLNLEDETGMLNIVCSIGVMKAHRQAARNRVAVVVRGRLERNEGVTNLVADRVEGIDVVVPGAGAVLQARASSRDFR
- a CDS encoding ABC transporter ATP-binding protein is translated as MNDLRCTDLGVAYGELVAVRPLDLQVLGGQVLAVTGPSGAGKSSLLWALACALRPAAATVTGAVEVDGRELGDRDDAARAGVVLVPQGNGLSVTLSAEESILVPLLGLGVPAREATGRVTEQLARVGLAEFGRHLVDQLSGGQQQRVALARAFALQPRVLLADESTSDLDAGNRELMIAALLEEAARGAAVVLATHDPEAAARTDAVLALDEGTATWVRPLT